The following proteins are encoded in a genomic region of Apodemus sylvaticus chromosome 21, mApoSyl1.1, whole genome shotgun sequence:
- the Esrp2 gene encoding epithelial splicing regulatory protein 2 isoform X1 — MTPPPPPPPPPGPDPAVDSATDPCPEPQSLVVLFGATAGALGPDLGSDETDLILLVWQVVELRSRQVGTLHKSLVRAEAAALSPQCREASGLSADSLARAESLDKVLQQFSQLVSGDVALLGGGPYVLCTDGQQLLRQVLHPEASRKNLVLPDTFFSFYDLRREFHMQHPSTCSARDLTVGIMAQDLGLETDATEDDFGVWEVKTMVAVILHLLEGPNGHLFSKPEVVKQKYETGPCSKADVVDNETVVRARGLPWQSSDQDVARFFKGLNIARGGVALCLNAQGRRNGEALIRFVDSEQRDLALQRHKHHMGVRYIEVYKATGEEFVKIAGGTSVEVARFLSREDQVILRLRGLPFSAGPTDVLGFLGPECPVTGGADGLLFVRHPDGRPTGDAFALFACEELAQAALRRHKGMLGKRYIELFRSTAAEVQQVLNRYASSPLLPTLTAPLLPIPFPLAGGAGRDCVRLRGLPYTATIEDILSFLGEAAADIRPHGVHMVLNQQGRPSGDAFIQMMSVERALAAAQRCHKKMMKERYVEVVPCSTEEMSRVLMGGSLSRSGMSPPPCKLPCLSPPTYATFQATPALIPTETTALYPSSALLPAARVPAAATPLAYYPGPATQLYMNYTAYYPSPPVSPTTVGYLTSPTALASTPTTMLSQPGALVRMQGVPYTAGMKDLLSVFQAYQLAPDDYTTLMPVGDPPRTVLQAPKEWVCL, encoded by the exons ATgaccccgccgccgccgccgcccccaccCCCGGGCCCAGACCCCGCAGTAGACTCCGCCACAGACCCCTGTCCCGAACCCCAGTCGCTGGTTGTTTTGTTCGGGGCCACTGCTGGTGCGCTGGGGCCGGACCTAGGCTCGGACGAGACCGACTTAATCCTCCTAGTTTGGCAAGTGGTGGAGCTGCGCAGCCGACAG GTGGGGACGCTGCACAAGTCGCTAGTTCGGGCCGAGGCGGCTGCCCTGAGTCCACAGTGCCGCGAGGCGAGCGGACTCAGCGCAGACAGCCTAGCGCGGGCGGAGTCCCTGGACAAGGTATTGCAGCAG TTCTCACAGCTGGTGAGCGGGGATGTGGCTCTGCTGGGCGGGGGCCCCTATGTGCTCTGCACTGATGGGCAGCAGCTGTTGCGACAGGTTCTGCATCCTGAGGCCTCCAGGAAG AACCTGGTGCTCCCCGACACCTTCTTCTCCTTCTACGACCTCCGCAGAGAATTCCATATGCAGCACCCAAGCACCTGCTCCGCCAGAGACCTCACAGTGGGCATCATGGCACAGG ACTTGGGACTAGAAACAGATGCTACCGAAGATGACTTTGGGGTCTGGGAAGTAAAGACTATGGTAGCTGTTATTCTCCACCTACTTGAAGGGCCCAATG GTCACTTGTTCTCAAAGCCAGAGGTGGTAAAGCAGAAATATGAGACGGGGCCTTG CAGCAAGGCTGATGTGGTAGACAATGAGACTGTAGTACGGGCCCGTGGGTTGCCCTGGCAGTCATCAGACCAGGATGTGGCTCGATTCTTCAAAGGGCTCAACATTGCCAG GGGTGGTGTGGCCCTCTGTCTCAACGCCCAGGGCCGCAGAAATGGCGAGGCCCTCATCCGATTCGTGGACAGCGAGCAGCGGGACCTAGCATTGCAGAGACACAAACACCACATGGGTGTCCGCTATATTGAG GTATATAAAGCCACAGGGGAGGAATTTGTAAAGATCGCAGGGG GCACATCAGTAGAGGTGGCCCGGTTCCTATCACGGGAAGATCAAGTGATCCTGAGGCTGCGGGGACTACCCTTCTCAGCCGGGCCAACAGATGTTCTAGGCTTCCTGGGGCCCGAATGCCCGGTGACTGGGGGTGCTGATGGGCTGCTCTTTGTGCGCCACCCTGATGGCAGGCCCACTGGGGATGCCTTTGCTCTCTTTGCCTGTGAGGAACTGGCACAGGCTGCCCTGCGCAGGCACAAAGGCATGCTGGGTAAGCGATACATTGAACTCTTCAGGAGCACTGCAGCTGAGGTGCAGCAG GTCCTTAACCGCTATGCATCCAGTCCACTCCTTCCCACACTGACTGCTCCGCTGCTGCCCATTCCCTTTCCACTGGCAGGGGGAGCTGGGAGGGACTGTGTTCGCCTTCGAGGCCTGCCCTACACAGCCACTATTGAAGACATTCTGAGTTTTCTAGGAGAGGCAGCAGCTGACATACGGCCTCATGGTGTACATATGGTGCTCAACCAACAG GGCCGGCCATCTGGCGATGCCTTCATCCAGATGATGTCAGTGGAGCGTGCTCTGGCTGCTGCCCAGCGGTGCCACAAGAAGATGATGAAAGAACGCTACGTGGAAGTAGTCCCTTGTTCCACAGAGGAGATGAGCCGTGTGCTGATGGGGGGTTCCCTGAGCCGCAGTGGCATGTCCCCACCACCCTGCAAACTGCCCT GCCTCTCACCACCTACCTACGCCACCTTCCAGGCCACCCCAGCCCTCATTCCCACAGAGACGACAGCACTGTATCCCTCTTCTGCACTGCTTCCAGCTGCCAGGGTGCCCGCTGCTGCCACTCCTCTTGCCTACTACCCAGGGCCAGCCACTCAACTCTACATGAACTACACGGCCTACTACCCCAG ccccccagtcTCTCCCACTACTGTGGGCTACCTCACATCTCCCACTGCCTTGGCCTCTACACCCACCACAATGTTGTCACAGCCCGGAGCCCTGGTGCGAATGCAGGGGGTCCCATACACAGCTGGTATGAAGGATCTGCTCAGTGTCTTTCAAGCCTACCAG CTGGCTCCTGATGACTACACCACTCTGATGCCTGTTGGTGACCCACCTCGCACTGTGTTACAAGCCCCTAAGGAGTGGGTGTGTTTGTAG
- the Esrp2 gene encoding epithelial splicing regulatory protein 2 isoform X2: MTPPPPPPPPPGPDPAVDSATDPCPEPQSLVVLFGATAGALGPDLGSDETDLILLVWQVVELRSRQVGTLHKSLVRAEAAALSPQCREASGLSADSLARAESLDKVLQQFSQLVSGDVALLGGGPYVLCTDGQQLLRQVLHPEASRKNLVLPDTFFSFYDLRREFHMQHPSTCSARDLTVGIMAQDLGLETDATEDDFGVWEVKTMVAVILHLLEGPNGHLFSKPEVVKQKYETGPCSDPVPCPHSSKADVVDNETVVRARGLPWQSSDQDVARFFKGLNIARGGVALCLNAQGRRNGEALIRFVDSEQRDLALQRHKHHMGVRYIEVYKATGEEFVKIAGGTSVEVARFLSREDQVILRLRGLPFSAGPTDVLGFLGPECPVTGGADGLLFVRHPDGRPTGDAFALFACEELAQAALRRHKGMLGKRYIELFRSTAAEVQQVLNRYASSPLLPTLTAPLLPIPFPLAGGAGRDCVRLRGLPYTATIEDILSFLGEAAADIRPHGVHMVLNQQGRPSGDAFIQMMSVERALAAAQRCHKKMMKERYVEVVPCSTEEMSRVLMGGSLSRSGMSPPPCKLPCLSPPTYATFQATPALIPTETTALYPSSALLPAARVPAAATPLAYYPGPATQLYMNYTAYYPSPPVSPTTVGYLTSPTALASTPTTMLSQPGALVRMQGVPYTAGMKDLLSVFQAYQLAPDDYTTLMPVGDPPRTVLQAPKEWVCL, translated from the exons ATgaccccgccgccgccgccgcccccaccCCCGGGCCCAGACCCCGCAGTAGACTCCGCCACAGACCCCTGTCCCGAACCCCAGTCGCTGGTTGTTTTGTTCGGGGCCACTGCTGGTGCGCTGGGGCCGGACCTAGGCTCGGACGAGACCGACTTAATCCTCCTAGTTTGGCAAGTGGTGGAGCTGCGCAGCCGACAG GTGGGGACGCTGCACAAGTCGCTAGTTCGGGCCGAGGCGGCTGCCCTGAGTCCACAGTGCCGCGAGGCGAGCGGACTCAGCGCAGACAGCCTAGCGCGGGCGGAGTCCCTGGACAAGGTATTGCAGCAG TTCTCACAGCTGGTGAGCGGGGATGTGGCTCTGCTGGGCGGGGGCCCCTATGTGCTCTGCACTGATGGGCAGCAGCTGTTGCGACAGGTTCTGCATCCTGAGGCCTCCAGGAAG AACCTGGTGCTCCCCGACACCTTCTTCTCCTTCTACGACCTCCGCAGAGAATTCCATATGCAGCACCCAAGCACCTGCTCCGCCAGAGACCTCACAGTGGGCATCATGGCACAGG ACTTGGGACTAGAAACAGATGCTACCGAAGATGACTTTGGGGTCTGGGAAGTAAAGACTATGGTAGCTGTTATTCTCCACCTACTTGAAGGGCCCAATG GTCACTTGTTCTCAAAGCCAGAGGTGGTAAAGCAGAAATATGAGACGGGGCCTTG TTCTGATCCTGTACCCTGCCCCCACAGCAGCAAGGCTGATGTGGTAGACAATGAGACTGTAGTACGGGCCCGTGGGTTGCCCTGGCAGTCATCAGACCAGGATGTGGCTCGATTCTTCAAAGGGCTCAACATTGCCAG GGGTGGTGTGGCCCTCTGTCTCAACGCCCAGGGCCGCAGAAATGGCGAGGCCCTCATCCGATTCGTGGACAGCGAGCAGCGGGACCTAGCATTGCAGAGACACAAACACCACATGGGTGTCCGCTATATTGAG GTATATAAAGCCACAGGGGAGGAATTTGTAAAGATCGCAGGGG GCACATCAGTAGAGGTGGCCCGGTTCCTATCACGGGAAGATCAAGTGATCCTGAGGCTGCGGGGACTACCCTTCTCAGCCGGGCCAACAGATGTTCTAGGCTTCCTGGGGCCCGAATGCCCGGTGACTGGGGGTGCTGATGGGCTGCTCTTTGTGCGCCACCCTGATGGCAGGCCCACTGGGGATGCCTTTGCTCTCTTTGCCTGTGAGGAACTGGCACAGGCTGCCCTGCGCAGGCACAAAGGCATGCTGGGTAAGCGATACATTGAACTCTTCAGGAGCACTGCAGCTGAGGTGCAGCAG GTCCTTAACCGCTATGCATCCAGTCCACTCCTTCCCACACTGACTGCTCCGCTGCTGCCCATTCCCTTTCCACTGGCAGGGGGAGCTGGGAGGGACTGTGTTCGCCTTCGAGGCCTGCCCTACACAGCCACTATTGAAGACATTCTGAGTTTTCTAGGAGAGGCAGCAGCTGACATACGGCCTCATGGTGTACATATGGTGCTCAACCAACAG GGCCGGCCATCTGGCGATGCCTTCATCCAGATGATGTCAGTGGAGCGTGCTCTGGCTGCTGCCCAGCGGTGCCACAAGAAGATGATGAAAGAACGCTACGTGGAAGTAGTCCCTTGTTCCACAGAGGAGATGAGCCGTGTGCTGATGGGGGGTTCCCTGAGCCGCAGTGGCATGTCCCCACCACCCTGCAAACTGCCCT GCCTCTCACCACCTACCTACGCCACCTTCCAGGCCACCCCAGCCCTCATTCCCACAGAGACGACAGCACTGTATCCCTCTTCTGCACTGCTTCCAGCTGCCAGGGTGCCCGCTGCTGCCACTCCTCTTGCCTACTACCCAGGGCCAGCCACTCAACTCTACATGAACTACACGGCCTACTACCCCAG ccccccagtcTCTCCCACTACTGTGGGCTACCTCACATCTCCCACTGCCTTGGCCTCTACACCCACCACAATGTTGTCACAGCCCGGAGCCCTGGTGCGAATGCAGGGGGTCCCATACACAGCTGGTATGAAGGATCTGCTCAGTGTCTTTCAAGCCTACCAG CTGGCTCCTGATGACTACACCACTCTGATGCCTGTTGGTGACCCACCTCGCACTGTGTTACAAGCCCCTAAGGAGTGGGTGTGTTTGTAG